The genomic interval GAGCGCGACCTCTGCGACCGCCTCGGCGTCAGCCGTACCTCGGTGCGCGAAGCCCTGCGCCACCTGGAGTCCGAAGGCCTGGTGGAATTCGCCGACGCCAAAGGCCCGCGTGTCGCCATCATCACCCTGGAAGACGCCCGCGACATCTACGAGCTGCGCTGTGTGCTCGAAGGCCTGATCGTGCAGCTGTTCACCCTCAACGCCAAGGCCAAGGACATCCGTGCCCTGGAACGCGCCCTGGAGGTGAACCGCGAAGCGCTGGAAGAAGGCGAGCTGCAACAGGTGCTGGATTCGGTACAAGGTTTCTACGACGTGCTGCTGGAAGGCTCCGGCAACCAGGTGGCGGCCCAGCAACTGCGCCAGTTGCAGGCGCGCATCAGCTACCTGCGCGCCACCTCGGTGTCGCAAGAAAACCGCCGCGGCGCCAGCAACCGCGAAATGGAAAAGATCGTCGAAGCCATCAAGGGTGGTGACCCGCTGGTGGCCCACCAAGCTTCGGTCGACCACGTCCGCGCTGCCGCCAAGGTGGCCCTGGACTACCTGCGCCAGAAGCAGGATGACAACACCAAGGTGCGCGACATCGTCGAGCCCCTGGCCCTGAAGGAACCTCGCATAGGCCGCTGATCATGCCCAACGCCCCCCGCTACTGCCCGCACTGCACCACGGAACTGGCCCGGGGCGTTCCCACAGGCGACACCCACGAACGCCTGCACTGCACCGGCTGCGGCTACATCCATTACATCAACCCGAAGATCATCGCCGGCTGCATCATCGAGCGCGATGGCAAGTACCTGTTGTGCCAGCGCGCCATCCCGCCGCGCCCCGGCACCTGGACCTTGCCGGCCGGGTTCATGGAAGCTGGCGAGACCACCGAGCAGGCTGCACTGCGCGAGGTCTGGGAAGAAAGCGGGGTGCGTGCCGACATCGTCTCGCCCTACTCCATCTTCAGCGTACCCAGGATCAGCGAGGTGTACATCATCTTCCGCGCCGTCGTCGCCGAAGAAACCGGGCACTACGGGCCGGAGACCCTGGCATACAAGTTCTTCGAGCCCGACGAGATTCCGTGGGACGACATCTACTATCCGGCTATCCGGCAGATTCTCGAGCGCTACATCCTTGAACGGCAGGCCGGGGTCTACGGGATCTACATGGGCAATGACGACACTGGCAAGGTGCACTTCATGCGCTAGCCTGTGCCGGCCTCTTCGCGCGTGAACCCGCGAAGAGGCCGGCACAGGCCACCACAAAATGCTCGCCAACCGTCTATTCTCGGTGCACCCTAAGGCCTTGTGTTAAAGGACCGACAGAACAAATGGCGAAATGGCTAGACGGCGGCGGGCTGATGGCCGAACGCATCCGCAACCACAACTGGGCCGCCACCCCCCTGGGGCCATTGGAACATTGGCCTGACGCCCTGAAGACCACCATGGCCCTGTGCCTGGCTTCGCGTTTTCCGCAGGCGGTGCTCTGGGGCCCTGACCTCATCACCCTGCACAACGATGCTTTCATCCCGATTCTCGGGCGCAAGCCCTCGGCCTTGGGTATCCCCTTCCGCGACGTGTGGCATGAGGCCTGGGCCGATATCAGCAAAATGGCCGACTGTGCGTTGTCCGGCGAAGCGGTGTACATCGAAGACTTCCCACTGACGATCGACCGCAACGGCGGCCCGGAGCAGGCTTATTTCACCTTCTGCTACAGCCCGATTCGCGGCCTGGATGGCGAAGTGCTTGGCATGCTCGATACGGTTACCGAAACCACCGCCGGTGTGGTCACCAACCTGCGCCTTAACTTTCTCGACAGCCTCGGGCGCGCCGTGGCCGACGCCACCGACCCCGACCAGATCATGGCCATCACCACGCGCATGCTGGTCGAGCACCTTGGCTTGTCCAGCTGCGCCTATGCGGTAATGGAGCCGGACGAGAATGGCTTCACCATCTGCGGCGATGCCGTAGCACCCGGCTCCCCACG from Pseudomonas fortuita carries:
- a CDS encoding GntR family transcriptional regulator: MKRQPLDDSFKVNRNPVTLREIVLDKLRAAIMNFHLLPGDRLVERDLCDRLGVSRTSVREALRHLESEGLVEFADAKGPRVAIITLEDARDIYELRCVLEGLIVQLFTLNAKAKDIRALERALEVNREALEEGELQQVLDSVQGFYDVLLEGSGNQVAAQQLRQLQARISYLRATSVSQENRRGASNREMEKIVEAIKGGDPLVAHQASVDHVRAAAKVALDYLRQKQDDNTKVRDIVEPLALKEPRIGR
- a CDS encoding NUDIX hydrolase, whose protein sequence is MPNAPRYCPHCTTELARGVPTGDTHERLHCTGCGYIHYINPKIIAGCIIERDGKYLLCQRAIPPRPGTWTLPAGFMEAGETTEQAALREVWEESGVRADIVSPYSIFSVPRISEVYIIFRAVVAEETGHYGPETLAYKFFEPDEIPWDDIYYPAIRQILERYILERQAGVYGIYMGNDDTGKVHFMR